The Pieris rapae chromosome 8, ilPieRapa1.1, whole genome shotgun sequence genomic interval TGAAAATATCTGACAAAGAAtaacacatacataatatggCGACGAACGTATATAGTttgaaagcaataaattttaattaaaatagtacatttttccttttgtcaaatatttatgtcCAATTAATTTTGTCGGAACACTCGATTCGTCGCTCTTTCCGGAATGTGGCTCGTTTGGAGCTGGGAACGCCTCTTAGTTTGCCATcgaataggtttttttttgggttttttatctcgaaaatatttgcaatataaGAGCACTCTGTGTGGtgcataaaagaaaatatagataCTGGAATGATACGTATTCAAAGggcaaataaaaatgtacctaatgtttgaatttttttttatattttctatttcatttgaaaagattgcatgcatttttttaacttgagtgttattgtttttctttccgTACATACATAAGAAAATCACTagaaaatgatcatgaaacagattcagaaatctgaggccaagacctaaagaggttgtaccgccactgatttatttattttttaagaaaatcacTATAGATGTCAGTTTTCTCACGATATTTGCATGTAAATATACTTACGACGCACTGTTACTTCAAACGAATATTATATCTCCTGCCAAAACTAAAgagcaattttaattaagttttaaggctataaataaaaaaatcggatATTAACATCTTTATTAATactcaattaatatataataattacaaatcaaACAGTAGAATATCACAATTACAAGTAAAAATCAGAATTATTGCCATTTATCGTCgataaaaacagaaaattatgaataaaagaaTACCAAATAACAGTAGAGCTACAGCCAACACCTGAAACagaaatatcatattaatatcTAAGTACTTTGCCTTTGTGGTCTTGTCTGggtttaatttcaatatcagtgaaaattataaataaacttcagTATCACTCCAACATGCCGTGTACAATGACTCACAGTTTGGTCATAGGCGTTTGTCATAGACCCATTTTTTAacctcgctgttggccttaaagGCCTatagcgtatcgtagatacaCACTAAAAACAAAGCCTTTTTCCTTATCCTAATCCTAAttctatagtttatattatattatattttaatattagtatatataaagaaaagtttttctTGGGGCTATTTATATGATGTATATACAGGCTCATAGAAGCATgatgattttgtattttgaatttttaaccAAAGTACTTGTTGTCTCTTTTCACCACAGAAGGCCAAAAGACTTTtatgagttattttttttaaattaggcagtaaataataattatattagtaattatgtttgatattttccttttatgtaatgcaacgaagtgttaataaataaataaataaaaataaatagtagacATTTACCTCCTTATAAGCTCATGTTTCCATAGGTGTTACTTAGGAAAAGGGCCACGTATTAtgcatttcaataaattttatacaaaaatacattgatCGAGCAGTCAAAAACTGATATTGCATGGaaataaataccttatttTGCCATTGGCGATTCTTGACGCAATCACTGTAAGGCATGGTACTGAATGTAACAGAATTGTACAAAGGGACCCAAAGATCTGGCAAAAACCAAAATATCATGTCGTCCACTGCTTTGCGGAGTCTATACGATGGTCTTGTTACAAGATCACGCATCTGAaatgcaatattaaaatatattagtatattaaaattgactgCAATacaatgcatttttttatcgtTTCATCGGCTACAGTGGCAAAGGATCTTAAGGGACGCCCTTAAatggcagtcatcgcagcctatggacacccattttagtggaagcgttgccggcttttgagGCAAGAGTGCTCTGTTTTAAAAAACGGGACCCCAAAAGATTTAGACAAACGGACTTTAAAAGACTTTCATAAATCAGGCTGCATCTGCACCACGCAGATGAAAAATTGAAGTTAATTCACCCCCTACGGTGAAGAAGCAAGGTAGGAGTGATCAACCCAAACCCGTCTTCAGAACGCTCTCCATAGTACACTTTGTACAAAACGCATATAATTCTTCATTTTCGTAGATGCATTATCAAGCCGATCTTTTATACATTGGAAATAGACAATTTGGCAAGCCCTTTGTTGTGTATGGTCAAAAGAAAGAAACTAATCATCAGCACCGGCCcagatattatatatgagGTGGTACGCAACTGAGCTTTTTAGACCTGCATACTTGGTACTACAGTGAAATACTGTTTACCGAAAACTTTATGTCTGCCCGTTTGGCTTTTCCTTACAGATGACTGCGAATTATTTCGATATGCCAACTCTATGTATACTGAGGCTGTGTAAAGTGCTAAGAGACCTTCAAATATAGTATACACGACAAAATTTCTTGGCTGAAAGTGAACCTGAGACTTTTTAGGATTCTACTTAAGAAAATTACCTACCCACAAAGATACCCACACAGttcatcaattttatttttgcacttttcCTGTGCCAAGGTTGCTTGGAATGCTTATAAACTGCGGGTAGCCTATTTCACTCTGTCTTATGACTGTGTAAtcttttttacaaaaacatatcTACGCCCCGTTTCTAATACTCAAAAATTACCTCGATATAATTGTACATAGCTAGATCGCAAACTGCAAACGCATCCTTCCATCTTGTATTAGAAAACTCTGGTAGTATATCAGCTAGGTTGTCggtgtgttttttaaatagatggTCCAATATTGTGCAGTCTTCGAAGCCAGCGTTCATACCCTGGCCATAAAATGGCACTACTGCATGTGATGCGTCACCTATTATAAGGGCCTTGTCCGAAACGTGATACGGACGgcactgaaataaaaaaatcaatcattttgtattaaaaaaaatttgtgagataaatttatttatttattttatttaaatgaaaatgaaaatttcagttatattttatggtggaatttaaaaaattgctaaTTGTAGAGACCCATAAATAAATGtcccaaatttaaaatttttgtgcTTAACTCAAGTAATTATATTGTGAGCCCACTGGCTACTGCATATactaagaattatatatatttaaggtactttgtCTCCAGTTTTCATGGTTGATGCACAAATATCCTTAGCGGTCGGAATAGCAGATTAGTAGCCGGAGGTGTACATACAAACATACCGCTACATATCTACCTAGTCTTGTCGAGCATATGCTCGACAAGACTCATGATGCatatgtaatattacataCTTAGCACTttactatgtaaataaatgaatgcaAGAAAATATTCTCCTATTAATTGAGGTTCATGAAGAAGATTTAAACTGCAAGCTGATGAGCAGAACTAAGAACTATTTATTCAGTTAAAGCTTGaaaggataaaataaatagaagatCCACATCACAACtcagtaattaatttaccttGACTGTAATAAGCGGTGAGGGAGACCCATTAAAGTAATCCTCGATCAATTTCTTTTCACCGATCAAAGGCACAGCGTCGGGGAAGTATTTGTCAAAGAATTCGAGAAGTTTGCTCTCTGAGTCAATGCTTCTGAAATTCACAAACGGCATGAACAACGTTACCGTCCAGGAACAGTCCTGGTTTGGAAGGGCAATCATCATGAAGTTACCGCGAGGCCAAATGTGGAGATAATTGGGCGGCATCTGAAACTAAAAAGTATCCAAACTAAGAAAACGCATAGAACATGGAAcaaggaaattaaatataaaacagctATACTATACCATATATACAACAACAatacaacacgcaaatacgtagtagaaacaactaatatcatcGCATATAAAAAGAGTGTGCAGAATGTCAAAAGGTTAGTAttcattttgaataataattaattaaagtacaaGTATAgtcgtatttttaaataaaaacaaaataacattactcctctcaaataataaaaaaatacacattgtGCTTACAACAAGATATGAAGCCATGTCCTTTTCGCTACTGtacttactaaatattttgtgtgattatgagttattatataaaatttctttatagtTTATGTACAAGTCATTTATACCCAAGCATATCGTTATAATAGTccgtatacaaaaattatgtattattttccaACTGTATTCGTATTTGATCATTAATTTCGCCTAATGATCATGCAAGTGACATTTCTAATAATTGTCACgtcattatttaacataactttGCATTCAGAATATTTTCAGAATATTTTCAGACTATTCGTGATGTTTTAGAAGAAAGGTTCAGCTTTGGAGCATTACGTTACTTTTTTGTCATGAAGATTCCgattttactaatatattgtGTGGTGACATGCTATGGAGATTTGGAACTATTACTTAATgcaaatgataatatttcGAGCAAACCAGATGACTGCGTGAATGATTTCATCAGCAATCATTGTGGATCGCATGTAAGCATTGTTCTATCACCTagtaacataaaatacattccAATTAACAGTAATTGTGTTACGCATGTTGTAAGATCTTACGACCGCAACCAGTGGTTCACTACaacagatatttatattatttatctaaagaATCTGGAAATATCTGATTGGGAGTTAAGATATGAAGAAATGTGGAATCCTCGAGCGAAATTCATCATTGTCATATCACATAAAGTCACAAAAttggatttaaaaaaggtCTTTGACCAATTgctacaattaaatttattcaaagtatttgtaattataaatgaaaatcataCGCAAGAAACATTCACATATTATCCACTAAAAAAGGGGAATTGTGGAAAAAGGTTCGATAAAATAGTCAAACTCACATCCTGCTATGATTTAGAAAACACAACACCTACAAATTTCGAAGATTGTTCAGTAAATGTGTTAATTAAAGAACATAGAAAATCTACAGATGAGTATTTAACGTCATTTGATCAatacgttttaaatttaattgccgagaaaattaaaattaagttcaaGTACCGTTTTCTTAATACACAAATTGGAGGAACGCTTCTTCAGAATTATACAATGACAGGTactatgaaatatttacagaatAAGGAGGCTGATATACTAATCGGCGGATATTTACTGAATGCCAAACGTACCATAATTAGCGACGctatttatgtacaaaattacattatggTCAAGTCATTATTGCCGTGTGAAAATCAACATTtatggaaaataatatttactgcaTTTAAATCTGATTCTtggttaattatattaaattcgtatatttttatagttttagcCATAAATCTTATGAGtcatattattgatttaagaATTAATCACATTCGATTGGAACTGTTGGACTATTTTTTTGGGCACGGCGGCAATACTTACTTCAGAATAAAAAGACTAAGAATCATTTTGACCATTTGGATTTGGTACACCGTTTTAATCACAAACTTTTATAGCAGTTCTTTATACAGTTTGCTTACTACTATAACACACCGGTTTATggataacaaaaatgtatcagCTATAGCGAATACGGGACTCCATCCGTGTATAACGGATATATTGAGAGAAAAAtatgtgattaattataatatgtcacTTCCCGGAGAGTTAACTGATCGCTGCTTCACAatggaaaatgtttttgaaacaATGATGACGCGAGACGACTACTTTACTATCATAACtgaatatgattattatttgtactatCAAAACAAATCTAGAGACagtgataaaattttacatccGTGGACTTTTTCTCCCTCTTTGGTTTACGTGCAATATGCGAGCAAAGGATTTTATCTAAGAGatgtatttcaaaaaaaagtGAGCCGCTTTTTTGAGTGTGGCCTA includes:
- the LOC110995656 gene encoding kynurenine 3-monooxygenase, whose product is MVLENGGKKPLNIAVVGGGLVGSLEALYLARRGHNVTLFEYREDIRKTPQVKGRSINLALSVRGRRALKDVGLEDIMVKEHGIPMSARMIHRPDGSTYSIPYDARTNQSIYSIGRNYLNSILLKESENYKNVTRNFNHKLLETNLPNGELTFIKTDTKEKVSVKADLIIGADGAFSSVRRAMLKQPLFDFSQQYIEHGYMELCIPPSKDDAFQMPPNYLHIWPRGNFMMIALPNQDCSWTVTLFMPFVNFRSIDSESKLLEFFDKYFPDAVPLIGEKKLIEDYFNGSPSPLITVKCRPYHVSDKALIIGDASHAVVPFYGQGMNAGFEDCTILDHLFKKHTDNLADILPEFSNTRWKDAFAVCDLAMYNYIEMRDLVTRPSYRLRKAVDDMIFWFLPDLWVPLYNSVTFSTMPYSDCVKNRQWQNKVLAVALLLFGILLFIIFCFYRR